The Paracoccus sp. MBLB3053 genome contains the following window.
CGGAACGGTTGGAGATCAAGCATCAGACCTATCGGGAAATTGCGACCATCGCGCCGGGCGGGATCATCGGCTCATCGACATCGGGTTTCAAGGCAAGCGAACTTGCCATCGACGAGGCAGAGGTTGTCGTCGTCCATCCGTTCAATCCCGTCTACCTGCTGCCGCTGGTCGAACTCAGCGGACCGGCCGAGCCCTGCGAAAGGGCAGCCGCGATCCTGCGCGGCATCGGCATGCGTCCGTTGACGCTTCGCAAGGAAATCGACGCCTTCATCGTCAACCGGTTTCAGGAATGCGTCTGGCGCGAGGCGCTCTGGATGATCCGCGACGACGTCGCCACCACCGCCGAGATCGACGACGCGATCCGGCTGAGTTTCGGTCTGCGCTGGGGCCAGATGGGCCTGTTCGAAACCTACCGCATCGCCGGAGGCGAGGCGGGGTTCGACAGCTATCTGCGCCAGTTCGGCCCGTCGCTTTCCTGGCCCTGGAGCAAGCTGACCGATGTTCCGGAACTGGACGAGAAGCTGGTTGCAGCGATCTGCGCGCAATCGGACGAACAATCGGGCAGCCTTAGCATCCGCGAACTCGAGCGACTGCGCGACGACAATCTCGTCGGCTTCATCAGGGCGTTGCGGCATAGCAGGATGGCTGCCGGTCTGACGGTTCTCGAGCATGAGGCCGGTCTTCCCGAGGGCGGCGAGCATGAAGGGCTGCCGATCACGTCGCAGCGGCAAGTGCCAGTTGGCTGGACCGATTACAACGGTCACATGAACGAGGCGCACTACCTCGAGGCCGGAAGCTGGGCGACCGACGGGTTGATGCGCATGATCGGTGTGGATGCTGCCTATATCGAGGGCGGTCACAGCTTCTTCACGGTCGATACGCGCCTGCGCTACTTGGCCGAGGTTCATGCCGGCGATAGGTTGACCATCACGACGCAGGTGCTGGCTGCGGAAGGAAAGAAGATGCTGCTGTTCCATCGGATCTGGCGCGGTGACGGAACGCTCGCTGCAACCATCGAGACGTTGCAGGTCCATACCGATCTTTCGACGCGTCGCAGCAGTCTGCCCGATCCGGCCGTCGCGGCAGAGCTTTCAAAACTCGTTGCTGCGCACCGCGGTTTTCCGGTCGAGGGTGTGGCGATTGGCTTCAGCCCGGCGGCCGTTCATTGACGACCCCATTGGGGGAAAGGAAAACAGGATGAATCTGTCATCACCCAATCCGATCATGTCGGATGCCGAACGCCAGACCCGCGAGGAGTTGGCGGCCTGCTACCGGCTGGCCGCGAAGCACCGTTTTACCGACCTGATCTATACCCATATCACCGCAAGGGTGCCGGGTGAGGACGGTCATTTCCTGATCAACCCCTATGGCTGGCGCTGGGAGGAAATCACGGCCTCGTCCCTGGTCAAGATCGACACCGAGGGGCGCAAGGTGGATGGCAGCCCGCACCGCGTGAACCCGGCAGGCTTCACCATCCATTCCGCACTGCACATCAATTGTCATGACGCCGCGTGGATCATGCATACCCATACGCGTGCCGGGGTGGCGGTTTCCTGCATGGAAGAGGGGCTCCTGCCGCTCAACCAGATCGCGCTGCAGTTCTATGACCGTATCGCCTATCACGATTTCGAAGGCATCGCGCTGGATCTGGCGGAGCGCGAACGGATCGTGTCGGATCTGGGCAGAAAACCGGTGATGGTGCTGCGCAATCACGGCCTTATTGCCACGGGACGCAGCGCCGCCGAGATGTTCAACAACATGTTCTACCTTGAACGTGCCTGCGAGATCCAGATCGCGGCACTGTCCACCGGTCGTCCGCTTCGACCGGTCGAGGAGGATATCGCCCGCCATGTCGTGGACCAGTATGCACAGATGAATTTCGATGATGGCGATCTCTTGCTGGAATGGGAGGCCCATCTGCGCAGCATCGAGAACAAGGGCGCGGATTACCGCGCGTGACACGCTGCGCGGCCCTCGGCCGCGCCGTTGCGGTTTCAGTAACCTCGCACCCGATCGATGGCGAAGCTGAGCGGCAACCCGTCCCGCAATTCTTGGGCCGAGCAGAGAATTTGCTCGGCCACCACCCGCGGGGTTGCGGTGCTGGCGACATGCGGTGTCAGGCGAAGACGGGGTTCCGACCAGAAAGGGTGATCCGTAGCCAGGGGCTCGCTGCGGAAGACGTCGAGCGTAGCGCCGGAAAGCTGGCCCGCTTCGAGCGCGGCGATCAGATCGGCCTCGGGCATGTGCTCTCCCCTGCCGATCTGGATCAGATGCCCGCCCCGGGCCATCTGATCGAAAATCCGTCGGTCCAGGATGTCACGCGTCTCGTTTGTCAGGGGCAGGACATTGACGAGGTAGTCTGCGCCGCTTGCTGCCTGCAATATGCTGTTGGGTCCAGAGTGATACTTCACGCCCGAAATCGGTGACTTTGGGGTCGAACGACAGGCAACCACGACCGAGAAGCCAAGGACATGAACTGCACGAACCACCGCTTCCCCCATGCTGCCGTGACCCAGAATGGCAACGCGCACTTCGCTTGGCGCGCGCAACGCGGGCGGGGCCCAGATTCGCTTTCGTGCATTCGCTTCCATCAGGGGGAAGTCACGCTCGAGATGCAGGATTTCATGGGCCACATATCCCGCCATCTGAAGGGCCTGATCGGGGTCGCGGACCCTGCAGACCGGCAGATCAGGGGGAAGTCCGGGGTGACCGAGAAGACTGTCGACGCCCGCGCCGACCGCCGCCGCGAACCCGAGATTGGGATAGGTGTCAAAGGTTCCCGGGCCGGGCTTCCAGCAGATGGCAAAGCGCACCTTTTCCGCATCCTCGATCTCGGACGGCCGGTCGATGCGGATGTCGCCGGACAGCTGGGCGAATGCGGCGCCGAATTCTTTCTTGAGATCGAAATCGGCGCTTAGATAGACGCCCTGCATTGGCTCGAAAGACACGGTATTTCCTTGTTTTTCCGCGCTCAGGCTAGCCCTGCATCTGTTCGAGTTCCAGCCAAATATCCTCGATCCAGCCCTTGATCCTGAGCGATTCCTCCCACCGGTTCGACATCTCGCGACCATCTGGACCGGTCATGGCATATTCTGGGGGGCCGAGCTCGCAAAGGAAGACGCAGTCACCAGACTGATTGCGCCGGGACCAGCCTTCCAGCCCCTCGCGCCACCAACCGCGGAACAATTCCACCCATTTCTGGTGCTGGGGGAAATCAAGCTGCAGCTGGATTTGCTGTCGCGAAGCAACACGGCCCTGGAAACTGTCCGAACGTGTCAGGATACGCGACATCAGGGCCTTGTCGTGATCCGAAAGCGGGAACCAGAATTCGCGGTCGACGACATAATGCGAAAGATCCGCGCACATCCGCATCTCGGGGATCGCGTCCAGCAGGACCAGCGTCGAGAAAAGGTCGTTGGTGATGCAGTTGCGGTGTGTTTCGAACAGGATCGGCATGCCTTCCTGTTCGGACATCTCGATCCAGGCGCGGATGACCGGGATCATCCCTTCGACCGTCAGGGGCATGACCTGTCCGATGACAACGACGAACGGAGCGCCCCAGTCCTTGGCCATCCGCAAATCTTCACGCAGTCCTTCGACTGTGGTCGGGAAGGACACGAGGAAGGCGCGCAACCCCGCTCGTGCCATCATCGGCTGGATCCGCTTCAGATCGTCCAGGCTGGTGGCGCCGCGATCCAGAGCCATGCCGGCGAAGCCGGCGCCCGCGACCATCTCGACCACTTGCTCATAGGGCAGCTTCACCCCGCTTGCATCATGCGGCTGCATCGCCCAGAGCGAGGTGAAGACACTGAGGCTACTGCTCATTCGGCGGCCACCCGGATGTGCCGACCGCCGCGGGTCGGGATGACCCAGACTTCGTTCATGGGATACTGGCTTTCGTCCTTGGCCATCAGCTTTCGGATCACCTCGATCTGGAATTCGATCCATCCCATGCGCCAGACTTCTCCGGCCTTGTCCTCGATCTTGTCGTTCAGCTTGTGCAGCTTCCAGAACGGGACCGAAGGGAAGGTATGATGCGCGGTGTGATAGGGCATCTGCCAGCACAGCCAACGGAACAGGGCATTCGTTCGGGTCGAGCGGGTGTTCTCGAAGATATCCTGTTCATGCGACAGGCCCAGGTGCTCGATCGTATTTTGCAGCTGGTGCACGGGTTTTGTCAGCACCATCGGCAGGATCCAGAAGCTGAGCCACCACCAGTTCCCGAGTGCGGCGGAGATCGCGATGATAGCAACATATAGCACAAGGTGGATGCGGCTTTCGCGGATCACCATCGTCTCTTGCTGGGGCTTGATATAGGGCTCGATGATGATCCCACGCGCACGCCGAACGATTCCCAGAACGCGGTTGCGCCAATAGGTGATCCCCGAGAGCCACAGCAGATATGTCGTCAGGGTATAGGGTTCGCGCACCAATTCGCCATCGCGTTCCCAGTCCTGCGTCCATTGGTGATGCGCGAAATGCATGACTTGGTCGTAATCGCGCGGGAACAGCATGACGAAGCCGATCATGCGGCCAAACACCTCGTTCAGCTTGCGTGTGGCGAAGACGGTGGAATGCGACAGTTCGTGCTGCCCGGCGTAAAGGAAGTTGATCAGAACGCCCAAAACGAATCCGGTCAGAAGAACCCACCATGTGCCCAGGGCCGATGCGTGGGCAAAGACCGCCAGAGCTATGGCGCCCAGATGTGAGCCGAGTTGCAGCCAGCCGCGCAGGTCCGATCTCTGGTTCAATTCCCGCAGCTCTTCGGGTTGCAGAAGTTTCCTGCGTGAGAAGCTCGCTTCCATGGGTCCATTCCTAGGGGTGCTTGATTTCATCAGGCTACCGGTGCATTAATTTCATGTCTAATGGCATTATTTCCAGTGAGTGATGAGATCTTTGCATGAATATGCCGCCCCTGTCTGCGCTCGAAGCGCTTGATGCCTTGGACCGTACGGGCTCGGTGGGCGAGGCGGCGCGCGCCTGTGCCCTGAGCCAGAGCGCGGTAAGCCACAAGCTTCGTGCGCTGGAAGCGCGGTTGGGGTTTGCCCTGACAGAGCCACGTGGACGCGGGGTGGTGCTGACCAGCCAGGGGCGACGGTATCTTGCGGCAGTGCGACCCGGGCTCGAGGCATTGCGCGAAGCGCATCGCGGCATCGGCCAGGCGCGCGGCAATCTTGAGGTGGGATGCGCTTCCGGCCTTGCTGCGACATGGCTCGCTCGGCGCTTGCAGGGTTTTCTGAACCGGTTTCCCGAAGTTGCGCTGAGCCTGCGCAGCCTGCCCCTCGGGGAACCGCAGCCAGGCTGCGACATTGCGCTGGCCTTCACCGACACTGCCCTGCCTGGAGCGGTTCACCTGCTAGACGTGCGGTTCTTCCCCGTTTGCTTTCCCGGCCTCATGCACCGCGCGGGAATTCCCGACCCATCGGATCTGCGACCCGAGATGCTGCTGCACCTTCAGAACCGGGGCGACTGGGCCGATTGGCTGCGGCTTGCAGGTGCAGATGGAAAGGCGGCCCAGGGTGGCGTGCGCTTCACCGGGCTGCTTGCGATGTATGCTGCGGCGGAAGCGGGCCTGGGTCTTTGCCTTGGGGACGGGCTGACCTGTGCGGATGCCCTGACGACCGGGCGTCTGATGCGGCCATATCCGCATGAAATCAATGTTGCCTCAGCCTATTGGGCCGTGCCGGGCGCGGGTGGATTGACCGCGCCGGCCGAGGCTTTCCTGATCTGGCTTCAGGCGGAAATGGCGGCATCGCTGCCATCCCCGGACGGCGATCCGCCGCCCTGATCGGCCGAAGCATGGTCGGCGGCCGGGTTACGCGGAATGCAGGGACTGCTCCGTCTCGTTGCGCCGGATTTCACCGCGTCCGGCAAGAACGCTGGCGAAATGCGCGATCCTGTCGCAGGCTTCCGCAAGGCGCTCATCCGGAACTGTCAGGCTGAGCCGGATGTAGCTTGCCGCTTCGACCCCGAACGAGGCACCGGGCATGACCGAGACAAGCTGCTCTTCAAGCAATCGGGAGGCGAACTCCTCTCCGCTGAGAGAGGTGCCGGCGACGTCGATCAGGATGAACATGCCGGCATCGGGCGTCAAAGGTTCAAGCCCTTCGACCCCGGCAAGCATTTCAACGACAAGGCCCGCCCTGCGACTATATTGTTCACACATCATGCGGGCCGTGGGCAGGTCGTTTGACAGGGCGAAGGCAGTCATGTCTGCGATGAAGGGCTGCCCGCCGAAAAGCATTGACTCGGACAGGGGCAAGAGCCGGTCGCAGAACTCTGTGGGTCCGATGGCCCAGCCGCTGCGGAAGCCGGGCGCGGCGTGGGATTTCGAGATTGACGACGTGACGATGGTTCGATCGGCGAGCTCTGGCAGATCGAATGGCGAGACGAACTCGCCATCGAAGACAAGCTGTTCGTAGACTTCGTCGGAAATGATCCAGAGATCATGCTTGCGGCAAATCTCACCGATGGCCGCAATCTCATCCCGGGATAAGACCGCGCCCGTCGGGTTGTGCGGGTTGTTCAGAAGCAAGGCCCGGCAATCCGCTGTGATCGCAGCCTCGAGATCCTCGGCCCTCAGGTGAAAGCGCTGATCCTTGCGCAATTTGACTGGGGCGACTTCGGCACCCGGCGCACGGATGACGGCTTCGTAGGTCGCGTAATAAGGGTCGGGCACAAGCACCTTGTCGCCGGCCTCGACCAAACCTGCAAGAACCACTGAAAGCGCGGTCTGCGTGCCCGGAAAGCAGAGGACATTGCCCCGCGAGACCTCTCGTCCCGAGCGGCGAGAATATTTCGCCGCCAACGCGTCTATGACGGAAGTCTCGCCACGACCGTTCGAATAGCGCACCCGGCCGTTTTGAAGGGCACGTTCGCACGCGTCGATCAGGCGGGGATCGGGCGGAAGATCGGGTTCGCCTATGGTCAGTTCGATGACCGGCAATCCTTGACCGGCCATCTCACGGCCCCGCATGTGCAGGGTCCATTTGCCCGAGCCAAGATCCTTCAGCCGCTCTGTCACTGATGCGTAACGCATTGTCATTCCTTCGTCTTGCTCAAGCGGGGTAGTTTGGTCTGCAAAAGTGCTTCGGTCGCCTCAAGCCCGATGGCGACGTAATCTTCGGGATGTTCGCCCGGATTCTGCAGGCAGCCTTCCAGCCACAGCCCGTCGAGAATGGCGTTGATGGCGATGGCTGCCCGAACGCATTGGGCATCGCTCGCCGTCCGCCCTTCGGCCTGCAGGATTGCCGCGACCATCGGCTCGATCGCGGTGCGATAGGGCAGGTGCCCTTCATCATGGATGCGCGCCATTTCCTGATCGACATTCACCTGGCTCATGAAAGCCGCCCAGAGCGACAATAGCCGGGGATCGGACACCTCCCCACCGATACTGGCCGCGACGAACCGTGCCAGCCGATCGTGCGGAGGAAGGTCGGATGCCTCGATCACATCGCGGCCCTTCCGGGTCAGCATTTCGACCGTTTCGCGATAGGCGGCGCGGATCATGTTTTCCTTGCTCATGAAGTGATGCCGGATAAGCCCGATGCTGACCCCTGCATAGGAGGCCACCGCGCGTACCGTGGTGCCCTGAATGCCGTGATCGGCGATGCAATCGAGCGTCGCCCGGATGAGCTCCGCACGACGGTCAAAATCCTGCATGCGCCGAAACGACTTCATTCCCGGTTCCCCATCGCCAGCAGCCCCGCGGATTCGGGGCCGGTCTATCCATTTTCCGCATTGCAAGCGGAGGCAAGTGCACTAGAGCTTGAAACAATACGATCGTTCAGTAAATATGCGATCGTATAGTTTTTGGGCATCACATCCGCGGTGATGGGCAAAATTCGTCCGGAGCCCGTCTTGGCGCGGTGATCGACGAAAAAACCAAGGAGGTTCCGAATTCTTTGTGCAAGCTAGCCTCCAAGGACGCCGTAAGGCGCAAATCCGCCCCTGCAAGCGGGGCAGTTCTGACCGGGAGAGGGATTTGACAGAGCCGAACTACGCCATCGAGGTGGCCGACCTGCACAAGAGGTTCGGAAAGCTGGAGGTCCTCAAGGGGATCTCGCTTCAGGCCCGCAAGGGCGAAGTGATCGCGATCATCGGCGGATCAGGATCGGGAAAATCCACCTTTCTGCGTTGCATCAACCTGCTTGAAATGCCGACATCGGGTCGGATCACGGTTCGCGGAGAAGAGATCGCGCTGAAACCGGAGCGCGGCAAGGACATGCGCGCGACGGATCGCAAGCAGGTCGAGCGCATCAGGTCGCGGCTTTCGATGGTCTTCCAGAACTTCTGCCTGTGGCAGCACCGCACAGTTCTGCAAAATGTCATCGAGGCGCCGATCCATGTTTTGGGTGTCCCCCGCGACGAAGCCGTTGCAGTGGCTGAAGACCTGCTTCGCCGGGTCGGGCTATTCGAGAAACGCGACATCTACCCGGCCTATCTGTCTGGCGGGCAGCAGCAGCGCGCGGCCATCGCGCGTGCTGTCGCGGTCAATCCCGAGGTGATGCTGTTTGACGAGCCAACCTCGGCATTGGACCCCGAACTGGTAGGCGAAGTGCTGAAGGTGATCGGCGACCTCGCGGGCGAAGA
Protein-coding sequences here:
- a CDS encoding pyridoxal phosphate-dependent aminotransferase, which produces MRYASVTERLKDLGSGKWTLHMRGREMAGQGLPVIELTIGEPDLPPDPRLIDACERALQNGRVRYSNGRGETSVIDALAAKYSRRSGREVSRGNVLCFPGTQTALSVVLAGLVEAGDKVLVPDPYYATYEAVIRAPGAEVAPVKLRKDQRFHLRAEDLEAAITADCRALLLNNPHNPTGAVLSRDEIAAIGEICRKHDLWIISDEVYEQLVFDGEFVSPFDLPELADRTIVTSSISKSHAAPGFRSGWAIGPTEFCDRLLPLSESMLFGGQPFIADMTAFALSNDLPTARMMCEQYSRRAGLVVEMLAGVEGLEPLTPDAGMFILIDVAGTSLSGEEFASRLLEEQLVSVMPGASFGVEAASYIRLSLTVPDERLAEACDRIAHFASVLAGRGEIRRNETEQSLHSA
- a CDS encoding ABC transporter ATP-binding protein, whose translation is MTEPNYAIEVADLHKRFGKLEVLKGISLQARKGEVIAIIGGSGSGKSTFLRCINLLEMPTSGRITVRGEEIALKPERGKDMRATDRKQVERIRSRLSMVFQNFCLWQHRTVLQNVIEAPIHVLGVPRDEAVAVAEDLLRRVGLFEKRDIYPAYLSGGQQQRAAIARAVAVNPEVMLFDEPTSALDPELVGEVLKVIGDLAGEDRTMILVTHEMKFARNVADRIVYFHGGQIEEQGAPDQMFEAPRSERLQRFIRAAH
- a CDS encoding sugar phosphate isomerase/epimerase family protein, with amino-acid sequence MSSSLSVFTSLWAMQPHDASGVKLPYEQVVEMVAGAGFAGMALDRGATSLDDLKRIQPMMARAGLRAFLVSFPTTVEGLREDLRMAKDWGAPFVVVIGQVMPLTVEGMIPVIRAWIEMSEQEGMPILFETHRNCITNDLFSTLVLLDAIPEMRMCADLSHYVVDREFWFPLSDHDKALMSRILTRSDSFQGRVASRQQIQLQLDFPQHQKWVELFRGWWREGLEGWSRRNQSGDCVFLCELGPPEYAMTGPDGREMSNRWEESLRIKGWIEDIWLELEQMQG
- a CDS encoding TetR/AcrR family transcriptional regulator gives rise to the protein MKSFRRMQDFDRRAELIRATLDCIADHGIQGTTVRAVASYAGVSIGLIRHHFMSKENMIRAAYRETVEMLTRKGRDVIEASDLPPHDRLARFVAASIGGEVSDPRLLSLWAAFMSQVNVDQEMARIHDEGHLPYRTAIEPMVAAILQAEGRTASDAQCVRAAIAINAILDGLWLEGCLQNPGEHPEDYVAIGLEATEALLQTKLPRLSKTKE
- a CDS encoding carnitine 3-dehydrogenase; amino-acid sequence: MSKAAIIGGGVIGGGWAARFLLNGWDVAVCDPDPEAGRKIGEVLANARRSLPALYDRALPPEGKLSFHTDLAEAVTGARWVQESVPERLEIKHQTYREIATIAPGGIIGSSTSGFKASELAIDEAEVVVVHPFNPVYLLPLVELSGPAEPCERAAAILRGIGMRPLTLRKEIDAFIVNRFQECVWREALWMIRDDVATTAEIDDAIRLSFGLRWGQMGLFETYRIAGGEAGFDSYLRQFGPSLSWPWSKLTDVPELDEKLVAAICAQSDEQSGSLSIRELERLRDDNLVGFIRALRHSRMAAGLTVLEHEAGLPEGGEHEGLPITSQRQVPVGWTDYNGHMNEAHYLEAGSWATDGLMRMIGVDAAYIEGGHSFFTVDTRLRYLAEVHAGDRLTITTQVLAAEGKKMLLFHRIWRGDGTLAATIETLQVHTDLSTRRSSLPDPAVAAELSKLVAAHRGFPVEGVAIGFSPAAVH
- a CDS encoding class II aldolase/adducin family protein; translated protein: MSDAERQTREELAACYRLAAKHRFTDLIYTHITARVPGEDGHFLINPYGWRWEEITASSLVKIDTEGRKVDGSPHRVNPAGFTIHSALHINCHDAAWIMHTHTRAGVAVSCMEEGLLPLNQIALQFYDRIAYHDFEGIALDLAERERIVSDLGRKPVMVLRNHGLIATGRSAAEMFNNMFYLERACEIQIAALSTGRPLRPVEEDIARHVVDQYAQMNFDDGDLLLEWEAHLRSIENKGADYRA
- a CDS encoding fatty acid desaturase; amino-acid sequence: MEASFSRRKLLQPEELRELNQRSDLRGWLQLGSHLGAIALAVFAHASALGTWWVLLTGFVLGVLINFLYAGQHELSHSTVFATRKLNEVFGRMIGFVMLFPRDYDQVMHFAHHQWTQDWERDGELVREPYTLTTYLLWLSGITYWRNRVLGIVRRARGIIIEPYIKPQQETMVIRESRIHLVLYVAIIAISAALGNWWWLSFWILPMVLTKPVHQLQNTIEHLGLSHEQDIFENTRSTRTNALFRWLCWQMPYHTAHHTFPSVPFWKLHKLNDKIEDKAGEVWRMGWIEFQIEVIRKLMAKDESQYPMNEVWVIPTRGGRHIRVAAE
- a CDS encoding LysR substrate-binding domain-containing protein, with the protein product MNMPPLSALEALDALDRTGSVGEAARACALSQSAVSHKLRALEARLGFALTEPRGRGVVLTSQGRRYLAAVRPGLEALREAHRGIGQARGNLEVGCASGLAATWLARRLQGFLNRFPEVALSLRSLPLGEPQPGCDIALAFTDTALPGAVHLLDVRFFPVCFPGLMHRAGIPDPSDLRPEMLLHLQNRGDWADWLRLAGADGKAAQGGVRFTGLLAMYAAAEAGLGLCLGDGLTCADALTTGRLMRPYPHEINVASAYWAVPGAGGLTAPAEAFLIWLQAEMAASLPSPDGDPPP
- a CDS encoding NAD(P)-dependent oxidoreductase translates to MSFEPMQGVYLSADFDLKKEFGAAFAQLSGDIRIDRPSEIEDAEKVRFAICWKPGPGTFDTYPNLGFAAAVGAGVDSLLGHPGLPPDLPVCRVRDPDQALQMAGYVAHEILHLERDFPLMEANARKRIWAPPALRAPSEVRVAILGHGSMGEAVVRAVHVLGFSVVVACRSTPKSPISGVKYHSGPNSILQAASGADYLVNVLPLTNETRDILDRRIFDQMARGGHLIQIGRGEHMPEADLIAALEAGQLSGATLDVFRSEPLATDHPFWSEPRLRLTPHVASTATPRVVAEQILCSAQELRDGLPLSFAIDRVRGY